In Drosophila subpulchrella strain 33 F10 #4 breed RU33 chromosome X, RU_Dsub_v1.1 Primary Assembly, whole genome shotgun sequence, the DNA window AGTCGTGTGGCTCGTGTACCGAAACAATTCCTCAGTCAGCGGTCCTTAGTCCTTAGTCCTCAGTTCTGTGAGCTCTCCTAATTATGCGTCGAAAAATTGAGCGCCTCAAATTACTCGTACAATCCGAACAAGAACGCAACATGAGCCATGGTAATGGAAATGCAAATGCCATTTAAGTTAATTAATCACGGCAACTTGTGGCAAATTGTATGCAGGGGTATCGGTATCCAAGGATCGACCGGAACCGAAGATCATTAGGATTTGAGAGTTTAGAGTTTAGAGTTTAGAACGGCGGAGCTAAGATGGCGTGGCATATGTGAGTGTTCCTCTTTTGTGTCCGGCGATTTGTTGGAAAACCCTGGCTAATGGTCTCCGCTGACAGGCGAGACAATAAACGcgatatatattatttatatatatgtataaggTCTGGTAGAGAAAAGGATTTCGAAACTCTGGGGTCAGTTCCCAGGGCGCAGAACTCTTTCCACGCTCCGATGATCTCTATTTGGCAAACAGACCTTGATAATGACAAAAAGATAATCGGCGAAGGGTAAGACAGGAAGTGATCTGCTTTCTTCGCATCGCTTCCACTTGTCTGGCCACAAATTCGAGGTTGCCCGACCAGATACAGATAATCTTATAATATTGCTTCGATGTGGATGAGGAATGTTCTCGAGTTTCCCCCGTCTATTGACAAAACAGTTTCAGTATCAATGACAAAGATTTTCGCCGTGGAGTGGGGCAGGTGGTCACCGAATCGATTTAGGCAGAAGTTGGGGCTTGGCCAGTGTTACAACCTAATTTCGAGCCAGGAACTAATTCCACAGACTCCCAATAAATGTGTCAACGCGCTAAATTGATGGGGTGCCACTGCTACCCAGTCCCCAAAACTCCAATCTCACCCCAAACTCCAGTTATCCACCCTGCagagacccaaaaaaaaaaaaaaaaacaaggaagggTTGAGACAACAATTGTAGGAAATTGCCAAAAGTGACCAAAGCGGCGGTCAGCATTGCGGCTGACCCGCAAAAATCCCAGGGAGCAACCACTTGTAATCAACCCAACGCCATGGCCATCCGGTTTTGTTATCATTAAGCAACCGCCCGGGAAAGTCAGAAGGGAAGAGGGCTTTCTCCCAAACAGAGCCGACCGAAACAGAACCCTTTCATTTGCGATAATGAAAATGCCCCCGatgctgtctgtctgtcgcctgctatttatttattaaatgcaAGAGACTCCCTCGCCTCCGGATGGACACAATGGACAGTGGACAATGGACTGGGTCAGCTGGCACAGCTGTCACATTTTCCCTAAGCCCGGGATCTCTGGATCCGTCACCCACTCtctctccatctccatctccatctctaACTCCATCACCCCACCTCTCTATATGTGGTCTTATATCTCCTGGCTTTAATGAAGTTGCCGGGGATTCATTGCCCAGAGAACCCGTTTCCCATCAGGCGGACAAAATGAAGTCGCTGCGGTGGTGGTTTTTCGAAATCCCCTCCAGCTGTGGTTTCTGCCTCTGATTGGTTCGCTCTACTTTATTGTGAGACCCGCAGTTTGGGAGATTCTTCGATTTCGTTATAGGACCACGATTATGAACGCCAAAATGGCGCAATCTCTGGCAATGGCAATGGAGGATGTAACGCAATATGGCGATGGAATTGAGATTTTGATTGAATTCTGACTTCTATAACTCGAAAACAGAACCTTAAAACAAGATCTACATGCTGAAACTTCTAGTAAGAAACGTTTTAATCTTAAGTTTGGTCATAATAAACGCTAGAACAGTTTAAACTAGAGCTAGCTACCATAGTATAAACTATCTTTTGGAACATTTTAAAAGGTAGATAAACTGAGATATAAAgaatgtttaaatatttacccTATATAGTTCGGTTTATCGCAGCAGTTAGACATATATTTTGAACAACATTTTATGACCTTAACAAGAATAAAATAACATGATATGAATTTACATTCTTAAAGCAGTTAAGATGCAGTATTCAGTTACTAAATCATTTTATCTACTTCTGCCTAAAGTTGCCAAAGATTGCATAGTTTCGACCTTGGCTTAGATAAATCTCTTTGTTGCGCTTGACTCAACAGTTAGTCAAGTCATCTAGAATCCATTGCCGGCTTAAAAGTGGAGATCCTGCAGGATCTGAACGCTTGTTTTCGGAGGATTACGCGGTTCGGACCACGCAATATTATGCGAGATTAACTTGAGGCAGCCCGATAGTCAGGATTAGTTTGGAAGGTCCATAGGGAACCATACCTGGTCACCTGTCGGATCACCCTCCTGCCCACCGAGCTTCCAATAATATTTGTGTTTTCCTTCCGGgaaccaaaaaagaaaaaaaaatgcatctttgaaggtgaaaatttaaattatgaaATGATATGCTAGTCCATAATTTTGCCAGAACTCGGGGACAATGGCACATTTTGCCACCTACAAAACTCCGAACACAAAAGGCTTAAACCGCTTTAAAGACCGTTTAATCTCATGGATTTCAGTCGTTTTTAGTTTCATGTGAAAAAACTCGAGGCAAAAGGCAAAATGTGGCCCTCGAGAAGGGAATagaacagaacagaacagaTCAAAACAGAACGGAACTGGGATATTCGGATACTGGGATACAATGGGCGTGGCTGAGACGAAGACTTTACAGGGTTAAATGCTCATATTACGAGTTGGCCAGGAGTCACTCTATGAAAGAGTTATGCGGAATGAGGCTTAGGACCGTTCCGTTCAGTTCCGTTCCAGGATTTCCCGTTcttcgtccgatttcgattgtATCTGGGCAGCATCCGTTATCCGTTCGGGTTCGTCAGGGAGATCGTGTTGGATGGATATGCTTTATATGCTGATGGGAGTTAAGAGATGGTGCGAACTGACAATTGACACAATTACCAGGACGGCCAAATCCGCAAACCGCTGCAATGCCATTTTGACAGCAATTGTCCTGGCCAACAATATGATCTCGGGATCCGGGATTTGGAAGCTGGAATCTGGAATCTGAAGAGGTGGGGGCCCAACAGTAGCTATTCTAACGGGGTTTCGTAGGCGGCTTTGGCCAAAAATCAAACAATGAGACAAAAAGGAGTGCAGCAGAAAGGACACTCCCGCAAAAAGGTGTGAAAATTTCAAGGGCCCCttgatagatagatagattgAGTGGGTTCGAAACCGTTCGAAAGAGTTCGGGGGATCGTAACTCTTTTTATGAGGGCTCTACGCCCCGGCACTTTGATTAACTCCAGAATAACCCTTAACGGTGCCCGTCCTCTGACAATGGAAGATGTGGCAGCTAATCAACAGTAAAATGCATAAAATTAAGTGAGCAATGAAAGGGGATTattggaaatggaaaatggggaGGGGGAAGGAGTATAAGGGCCTCTGAGTTATTAGAAATGTTTCACATTTTCCGCACATAACTGTACCCCAAGCGGTTCTCACACAAATAGATACCGAATACGGTTCCGAGTTGTGGAACAAAGGCCTAAACGTTGACAGTTCATCAAAACGAATGATGCATGCAAAATGAATATTCCATCAGTGGTGAATACCCTGCAATCGTGGCCCATAGCGGTACGGATATGCACTGCACAAAACTCCTACATTTGtgaagtaaattaaaatttaaaaaaataattgcaCTTAATTTTAGAACATTTTGAGATCGTAGTTcgtaaaaaaatacatttactAACTGATATTTTAAAGTCGCCATTAACtcagaaattcaaaatttgaGGTAAAACATATTTCTGGGCTTAGAAAAAAGTATCtgaaaaaaagagaaaactgTCAAATATATTTCTAGCAGTGTAACTAGCGATCTCCCACACTGAAATCATCCGTGAAATGTGGCTTTCTTTGGACAGTTTTCTTTTGCTTGTCCCGTGTGAGTGCTGGTATTTTCCCAACCCGAGCATTTTCGAATGGCGATGGGCGTAGACACGGACACACCCCTCGATCGCCTCGATCCCCTGTATCCTAGACATCTTCCTGGACTCCTGACAACGGGACAAGAGGACAACAAGAGTCACAATGATGGCGTAAGGAAGTAGCAAGTTAGTTTTGCCCATTTAAATAGCACTCGGCCGTTGAGGCCTTTGTGTGGCGATTTGACGACTATTATATGGCACTATTGTTGTGTGGGGTCTCCGGTCCCCGGTCTCCCCATCGATCGATTGATCGATCACCCTAATCTTAAGTCAGAACCTTGAACCCATCGCGCCCACGCACACAACATACTTGCATTTCAACACCGAGTATTTAAAGTTCAATATTTGCATATATTTAAAGTTCATTGAGTTGGTTTTATTTGGCCTGGGCAAACTTTAGATAGTAATACGATAGACTGGTTGTCGCCTCATTTTCGAAGATGCGGTTCGGCAGATAAGGGGATTTGTAACCTCTAAAAGACTCTCGGGCAAATGTCATTTGGGTAATCAAAACCGCACTAATTGGCATAGAGTAATGCAATACTGCCTTGGATTCTGGGTTCCTATATTCCGGACTTGAGATCTGCTCGAGATCTTTTCGGTTGGCTGGTCGGGAATGAATGGAGGACTCCGTTTGGAGCGGCTCGACGTCTTTCAATTAAATAGAGATGCCATAATTGAGCAGCCTTTTGCTGGACGTGGAATTAGGAGCCATAGGATAACAATTAGCCAAAGGATTTGACGACGGAAGCTACGGCCATTGTGGGTTCCCTTTGAGTACTTAACTTGTGTCTTTTTTTTAGTCGGGGGTTCGTTCGTTTTTGCCGTGCTGTGCACTTCCGTTTGCGGAAGTGGCCAAGGTAAATCCTCAGAGCAATACCTGTTCCCATTATCCTTTGCAAGTGTGCACTTTGCATATGCCGAggaaaacaaacaagtgaTCCTGGGTCCTCGATCTCCGGTCCTCGATCCTGGTTAGTCTTTTTCGCTTAGCCCAAACACTCGGCAGCGGGAAGAGAGGGTCCTTTGTCCTCGCCCGAGGAGCACGTGTAATCCCCGTTCACTTCCTCGCCGGCCGACTACTTACTTCCTCATTAGCATCGCAGGATATAGGGATATAGACGGGCCCAAGTGCCTTTCCTTATGGGCTTAGGCGGCCATCGTGGCCGAAAATCAACTGAATGACGGCCAAACTAATCATGCATTTGAAAGTAATCTTATTTCATCAATTGTGATGAAAGAAGGGTCCTCGAAGAAGGAGTGGTTTTAAGGGAAGTTGAATGAATGTAGGCAACTTGTTTGAACATAGCATTATACTATGAAAAGTGATATATCATAAACATATACTATTTCTGATCGAAATAAGCCTTTTCTTGGTATAAATTAGtattcatatatattttaatctgaataaaatatttttaaggatCTATCGTACCATTTCCAAGAAACAAAATGGCCCTCCTAATATTCGATAAGTTTCTTCTAACTTTCGTTTACGACATAGGGTCGTTTGAAATTATGGATTCCAATGTGAGACTGTTAACCCATTAGGACAAAGGACCGCGAAAGGAGTTAACGGCGATTCCCCGAATCCGAGTCCAAATCCACGTCCAAACCACCACTCCTCACCCTTTTTCTGGCCGGGTCATATAAGGCAAAACCCCTTTCAGTCAATTAGTCGCTGATTTTCTTTGTGTCACCTAGCAGCGAACCAATATAAAAATCGCACCCACAATGAACCGGGAAGAGAACCCTTTTTTAAGGGACCACCGATGTCCGAAACTAGAGTTTATGGCATTTTAAAAAACGGCAGCGGTCTCCCGGGATCCTAGATCTGAAATTCAGATTCGGAATGAGGCCTTTTCGCACGAAGCGTCCATTATGCAATAAAACTCCCGGTGTTTTTTAAGCAACAGCCCATACTTACCGTACTTAGTGGGCGGGCAACCCGTTCGGGAATCAGGTAGATGATTCCGTAAAAAACGCGCCCAAGGTCGCCACTCAAAGGATTGCACAAATATTGCATCTTTGGTTCGGAGCTCATTATGACAAGGCAACAGCAGTCCCgatatatgaatatatggtTTTATGGCCCTCcgttttttaagtttttttcgTTTCGCTGAATCTGGTTTTTACAGCGAATTTGGCCAACTCTTTGGCTTCGACTCCGGCCGCGACTTTTTATGGCATCTGTTCAGGATCGGTTGAGTTGGGTCCGGCTATATGTTTTATATACGGCCAGCAGAATCTGTTTTCGAGTCCAGGGACCTCAGGTAGCGGATCGACTCAATGACGGGGACGAGGACGAGACCGAGTTTTAGTTTAATCCACCATTTTTACGGTTGGATTAGCGCACGGATTAGCGGATAAGTTCGCGGTTTTTTACTGATTACTGGATCGATCCCTCTTTTTATTTGCAATCTCCGACTGAATGGAGAGTTGTAAAAAGTGAATGAATGAAATTTTGAAAAGGCGTAAGTGGAAATCGAATGAGATTGACAGAATGAATCTAAGGTAGGATTTATTGGTGACATTTGATCGTATGACTTATGCTTACCACTGGTACTTCATCTCGGAGTTTGTTAATATTTAGGGTCTTCATGGTTAGAACTTCTAACTGGACCATTCTAAATCagtaaatatttcaaattaaattcgaattttcagaccaaatatatatttcaatagaGTTTCTGTGATACCTCACAAATTTCATTTGAATAGAAAGTTAATCTTGGAATCTCAAAGAACCGATAATAGTAAGTATCCTGTAGATTTCTTATTCATAGATGATATAGCCAACATTTCGCCGTAAGCCACTTCCGTTGGCCATCGAGACGACCGTTAGGACAAACAGTTAAGCAAAGTTAAACAAGTCGTTGAGGATCCCACGCCGCAGCGGAAGCCAAAGGGATAAAGGATAATGCATCGAGGATGTTTAAGGAGAAGGACAAACACGAACACGAAACAGTCAACATCACGGACACTTGTCGCAATGATCCAGGATTCTGGATTCTCGATCCTCGATCGTCGAGGTGGCGGCGTCATGAATCAAATGGCCAGACTGGCGAGTGTCCTTGTCGAGATTCCAGGAACCCGATTCTCCTCTGGCGAAATGAGGAAAGGATGCGAATTACGCCAGCCGAAAAGGGCTGAGAAACTGCAGGAACGCCAGAACTCGACCTAATTTCCATAATTTGTCACGCACAATCCACCGAATTCGCCATCGCGCAGATACATGGATGGATGGGCTGGTCAGGAAAAGGATTTCGGGACAAAAGCGCAAAACAAAACGGATTTAGCATTCGCAACCCTTGAACATTGTGCATCCATCATCAACAAACCGTATTCTGTCTCTTTTTCCTCAGCCAGATGCCTCTCTTTCTGGTCAGAAATGTATGATTTGGCCCTAATTAATATAGGCCTTAATATGAGAAATGTTCTAGAAACTTAGCCGTATGATTTACTTATACAATTCACTTATTAGCAGAAAGTGATGGTATTTATATCCCtcattaataaaaataaatgttgtcTTATTTTTGATTGTCAGTCTATTAATTTTTAGAGAACAAAGTTTTTTTGGTTGGGAAAGACTCTTGGGTTTTAAAATTCTGTAACTctatatacaattttaatacaacattttatttaaattgcagATGCGTATAACCACATCTACAATTCCAGAAATCACAATCAGTTATAGACTCATTTCCGCAATCGGTTACCCATAACACAAAATTTCCAGTTTAAGAATCCTGACATTTAATATGGATGCAATGTAAGTACTAATATTTATAGACCAGTTCTATGAAAACGAAAAGTAAATCACTTCAGAGGTTCAGAGGTGGTACGAATTTCCCCGCTTTTTTCCTCATTGAACGTCATTATAACCCCCGAGAAAAAACCATATCCTTTCGCGGGAAccgataatataaaaaaaagttcgaaaactctttttattttttgttaaattacGCTAAATGGCGAAGTAACAATAGCACAAAGACCTAAGATTTTGGCGAAAAATGCGAAAACCAAAGGAGGAAAGGGCAGTCGCCGCACCCTCGTAAAACCCTTTCGAAGGCGGTGCGACAGAGAGGGCAACAGAAGAGAGTGGGACGGCGAGAAATCAGAATCACCCCTTTGCCCTTTGAACCGCCTACCTGCTTCGTACCGCTTCGGCTGGCCGCTCGTGTCCGCCATTTCCAGCTGAATGAAGGCGTCGGCGCAGCCTCCGGGTTTTTGGGTATAAATTCAGGGGGTTCCGACGAGAGGAAATCAGTTTGCGTTCGACATCGTCAGCGTGAAGATACAGCAAGAGCAGCAAAAGCAAAGCCAGATCATCGGTCTACATAGCCATCTCATAGCCACCGCTCAGTTGGATTAACCCCAGAAAAGGAAACAGAACCGCATATACCAAGCACCATGCTTATGCACGAGAAACTCATGGCCGGGCAGTTCTTCGATCTCAAGACCGGTAAGTTAGCCACGCCCCCTGGATGCTCTTCGATCTGTAGACTAACGAATCCCCACTCTCTCTCAATCTCTTCAGATCGCAAGCCCCTGATGCATCACCACCAGTATCAGCACCACCAGacgcaccaccagcagcagtcGCTGCACCACTTGCCGCACAGCCAATTGCCGGTCCAGGGATCCCTGGGTCTGCCCAAAATGGATCTGTATGCGGCCTATGCCTACCAGCAGCAGTTGCTGGGCGCTGCCCTcagccagcagcaacagcagcagcagcagcagcagcaacaccagcaactgcagcaacagcagcagcagcagcaacatcagcaacaggCTTCCTCTGCGGAGGTCCTGGATCTTTCCCGTCGCTGCGACAGCGTGGAGACGCCCAGGAAGACTCCCTCGCCCTACCAGACCAGCTATAGCTATGGCAGCGGTTCCCCTTCGGCCTCGCCCACCAGCAATCTGCTGTATGCCGCCCaaatgcagcagcaacatcagcaacaacagcagcagcaacagcaactggCCTCTTTGTACCCCGCTTTCTACTACAGCAACATCAAGCAGGAGCAGGCCACGCCCACGGCTGCCCCGCCCAAGGTCACGCCCACCGCTAGCCTCCTCCAGACCTTTGCTGCCGCTTCTGCTgcagccgccgccgctgctgctgcctcctcctccacctcgTCGACCAACTCACCCAGACCAGCCAGCAATGCCAGCACCATGCAGATAGATGTCCTGGAGAATCCCCAATCGCCGGCTGTTGAGGCCACCACGCCCACCACCTCTGCCCCCAGCGGCAGTGGGGATGCGGGCAAGAATACTCGCCCCTTCAAGGCCTTTCCCCGTGATCCCCTGGTCATTGCTGCCAACTTCGCGGCCACCGATGTCCTGCTGGACAATCCGCGAGTGGAGCGCTACACCGAGTACCGCAAGAGGGTGCTCGAGCAGATTCGCAGCTCCAACGGAGGATCTCGCACTGTGACCAACCCCAAGATGCGCAGGACCAACTCGAGGAGCGGATCCGTGAACGAGGGCAGTTCTTCGAACAACAACAGCGAGAGCGAGGATCGCGCTGCGGCTGAGGAGTCCAGCGATTGCGATTCCCAGGCGGGCAACTTTGAGGGCA includes these proteins:
- the LOC119557366 gene encoding protein giant — protein: MLMHEKLMAGQFFDLKTDRKPLMHHHQYQHHQTHHQQQSLHHLPHSQLPVQGSLGLPKMDLYAAYAYQQQLLGAALSQQQQQQQQQQQHQQLQQQQQQQQHQQQASSAEVLDLSRRCDSVETPRKTPSPYQTSYSYGSGSPSASPTSNLLYAAQMQQQHQQQQQQQQQLASLYPAFYYSNIKQEQATPTAAPPKVTPTASLLQTFAAASAAAAAAAAASSSTSSTNSPRPASNASTMQIDVLENPQSPAVEATTPTTSAPSGSGDAGKNTRPFKAFPRDPLVIAANFAATDVLLDNPRVERYTEYRKRVLEQIRSSNGGSRTVTNPKMRRTNSRSGSVNEGSSSNNNSESEDRAAAEESSDCDSQAGNFEGKSSASNSSTLANTTGVNSGLSSGSQVKDAAYYERRRKNNAAAKKSRDRRRIKEDEIAIRAAYLERQNIELLCQIDALKAQLAAFTSAKVATA